ACAGAGAGATGCCACATTCAGTGCAAGTCTATGACAACTTAAAAATCaagcgaaaaaaaaaacttcacttATCTATGATCATCTAGAATTAATTGTGTTTAATTGATGAGTAAGAATCAATGGGAGTGGATGGGTAGTTTTCtaactcaaaatatataaacattatgCAAATTAACATTAATCCAATACTGAcctatatatttgtaatatcattcattcaattttcaaacaTCTAAATTAAAACCTGCAGTTTGGTGATGCTTATGCCACTCTCTGTAGACGACCGCCCCTTTGAATGACTGGGCATTGACCAGATAGCTTCAGTAACATTCGCATCATCTTCTTCGCAGACCGCATACGATTGCTGATTAGAAAGCGATCCATATCGCTCCATGGACAATGAAGTTGGAAAAAACCAAGATTTATATCGCCCCACTGAGGATGACGAAAACAACTCACCAGTCAATGGTGATGCGTATTTAGAGCTATAAGTTAAAGTCGAATTCTTGTAGTTTTTGGCGACTTCAATGCTGGCAAATGCGGAGCACACGCTAAATCTAGCAGATTTGATACAGCATAGATTGCCAGAAATATTTCGTCTTCTGGTTGACAGTAGCAATggttttggtttgaataatagtGTGGCTTCCATTCCAAGCTAGGGTTTGTTTATGGAAGCAGGGTTTTAAAAATTCTTCAGCCTCTGATTTATACGAGGTAAGTAGCCGACGTCGTGCTGATTTACAGTCAAACGAATTTAAGCGAAAgtctaattttgtaatttacttCTAGAAACATACTGAAtgtcttaattatataataacatatataaatatatatgtatatttgtatatacaaagaaatacacatagttttattaattctgTGTCATCAagtaataattatgaatttttaaaataaattcttaaaactaaattctaatttatacaaaaagaaTACTTCATTGCAGATTTAGAACAATTTAAAGATCATGTATATGCAAAAGAGTCATTAATCAAAATCTTCATACCAAAACATTGGGTGGTCCGCATGCAAATGACAGATCTGttcttttcaaatttacaaAGTCATAAGAAGCctaataagaaagaaaaaggcaaatAGCATTAGGATGTTCCCCAAATGTATGATTATGTGCTCAAGAAAGGCTTTAAATGTGGAAATTCTGAATGGAGTTCTTCAACTAGCAGGTCTTCATTGTCTTCTTGAGGAGTCCACAGTACATTTACCGCCTGCAACAGCATTTATCAACAGTACACGAGTGATGCCACAGTCCAGAGTACATAACCATATTTACATATGAATAAAAGGTACCCAATCCTGAGAATGCCGAAGTAAGGTTTCTGTGGTTCCTATAAtcgaaaagaaaataatattcaccAAGAAGAAGTTGAcaatttttagtaataaattataCCAAGGCTTGCTCCGGTGACTTGTAACCCCCAcgtaatttataagaaaaacaaagttAGTATAAAAATGTAACTTCCCCAAAGaatcaaatatgattttatcaatACCTGTAGTTTGGTAACTGTTAGCAGAATAGAAAGTCCACTGTGAGCATCCGTTGCCTTTGAAAGAACAAGCATAATAAGGGATATCAGGCTATGAACAGCCATGTCCATAGGATACCAGAATTTTCTGTTTGCTGAGTTGAATATTGATATGGCACTgttgatgatggtgatgatgatgacgatgacgatgatgatgatgaggaggaggaggaggacgAGGCTCCCGACTGGGTTGGCTTTGAAACCGAAGGTTCACCTTCGGAAGATGGTACGCTAGAGAATGATGGTCTACTATCACAAGATTTGGGTGGTGATGAAAATGATGGTTGGTTAGACAAGGATATACGTTTCTGTGATGATGATGAACCACTGCTTGAACTTCTGTATGATGGTGATGGACCTGTGCTTGAAATtcttgatgatgaagatgaaacgTTTCTTGGCTTTCTTGATGATGATGAACCACTTCTTGAACTTCTTGGTGATGATGAAACACTTCTTGATCttcttgatgatgatgaaacaCTTCTTGATCTTCTTGATGATGAACCAGTAGACGGCGGCGATCCGAACGAGTtcgatgaagatgatgaaaacgAATGTCTGCCCATCACACCCCGCCCGAACGAGTGATTGCCGAATCACGACCGTATAAAAGTATCATCAATAATGAAGATTGCACAATGACCACCACACCAATTCTGAACCACTTGAAGATAGTTTTTAGCACATCATCTTGAGGATTAATCTCTTTTGACCTTGAGTTCATCAAACGCGGTCCAAAGTCCGAAAGCAGGGCAATGGCATTATATATTTTGCTTTTTGAAAGTGAACTAATTTTCGAAAATCTTTTCGCGTTAAGGCCAACGAATTTGTAATTCGGAGGGAAAATAGTGGATCTTGTGCACCAAAGCTTGCCATGAAAATTTTGTCTTGTAATAGACAAAAACAACGGATTGGCACTTGGTTTGTGCAATAACGTCCTTTCAATGACAAGGGCTTACTCCGCTCTCTGTAGACGACCGCCCCTTTGAATGACAGGGCATAGGACATATAGCTTCAGTAGcattctcatcattttctttgCAAACCTCGTACGAATGCTGATTAGAAAACGATCCATATCGCTCCATTGAAGATGAAGTTGGAATAAACCAAGATTTCTGTTGTCCTAGTGTGATGACGAAAATAACTCAGTTGTCACTGATGATGCAAATTTGGAACTATATGTTGAAGTcgaattctttaattttttgggGACTTCAATGCTGGCAAATTCGGAACACACGCCAAATCTAGCAGATTTGATACAGCATAGATTGCCAGGAATCTTTCGACTTCTGGTTGGCAATAGCAATGGTTTTCGTTTGAATAGTACTGTAGCTTCCATTACAAGTTAGGGTTTGTTTATGGACGCAGGGCTTTAAAAATTCTTCAGCCTCTGATTTATCTCCCTTAATTAATAGTTCTTAgactaatttttataatttatagtaaatagttattaattaatcaaaatcttCATACCAAGACATATATTGGGTCCGCAAATGACAAATCTGCTCTTTTCAATTTTTCCAAGTAATAAGAAGCCTAAAAAGAATGAATAGGGCAAATAGAATTGGGTTGTTCCCCAATATATGACTCTGCTCAAGAAAGGCTTTAGATGTGGAAATTCTGAATGGAGTTCTTCAACTAGCATGTCTTCATTGCCTTCTTGAGGAGTCCACATTACATTTACTCCCCGCAAAAGCATTGATCAACAACATACGAGTGATAAatcttttaatgaaaaaatccAACATAAAGATTGAGAAAAATGACCTTTAGAAGAAAATATACTCGTAATTCGTTAGAAGTATGAATGTATCGCAGCTTATCCAATGCCTTCTTCAGGTCTTCACGATGGTTTATTGTGGGTAAAGAAATAGTTTCCTCGGCGGCCACTAAGATTGTCACCTGAAAgtcaagaaattataaaaaatagtaaacGAAAATTGCTGAAGTTGATTAACCAATCTATTTTTTTGAGGACAGCAATGTCAGATTTGCTAAGATAAAGAACTATTCCAAATTTAATTTCACTTAGCACCATATACGTAAATTTGGATTGATCGACTACTTCAGTAGTTATGGtgttctttttcattttgtttagaTTAACCAGAGTCTCTTCATCAAAATTTGCTCGTTCTTCAATAGAAAGTTCCCTGAAGCACTTTTCTGTATCTACTAAGTTCTTTTTCACATCCACCTGTAaacaatattacaaatattacaTATGATGCATGTAATTTTGTATGTATAAACATTTGCCCATAAAATTATTATCCTGAATGTCAATGTACCCCAATTACTTGATCAAGAAAATTATCTCAGACTACAAATTCAAGTGAAAAAATGGCAAATATCTTGGAGAACATATCCAcacttataaatgaataaaaggATACCCAATCCTGAGAATGCCGAAGTAAAGTTTCTGCGGTTCCTATAATcgaaaagtaaataaaattccACCAAAAAGTTGACAATTTTTAgtaatcaaaacaaaatgaatgatTAGTAAAGCATGCTTGCTCCCTAAATGAGTTAAGTTTcgttttgaaaaaatataattttgtaaggACTTTGAATGTTGATGTGCATTATATGATTATCTTGTAACACACTTACAgattaaaaactataaaatgatTCAGTATATAAATCCATCCACGGGAATCAGATGCGTCTGCAGTTGCTGCAATCCGATTAAGACCGTGTTGAAGGCTTGGTCCGGTGACTGAATACCCCAcctaatttaaaagaaaaacgaAGTTAGAATCAAAATATAACTTCCCAAagtataaaatatgattttatcagTACCTCTAGTTTGGTAACTGTTAGTCGAGTAGGAAGTCTACTGTGAGCGTCCCTTGCCATTGAAGGAACAAACATAATTATGGCTATGAACAGCAATGTCCATAGGATAGCAGAATTTTCCGTTTGCTGAGTTGAATATTGATATGGCACTGTTgctgatggtgatgatgatgaaccACTGCTTGAACTTCTGTATGATGGTGATGGACCGCCGATTGAAAttcttgatgatgatgatgatgatgaaacgTTTCTTGATGATGAACCACTTCTTGATCTTCTTGATGATGATGAACCACTTCTTGAAGATGAAGAACCACAGCTTGAACTTCTTGACGCCGACGATCCGAACGAGTTCGATGAAAACGAATGTCCGCCCATCACACCGCCCGAACGAGCGAGTGCCAAATCACGACCGTATAAAagtatcattaataataaagattGCAAAATCACTACCGCACCAATTCTGAACCACTTGGAGATGGTTTTTAGCACATCATTTTGATGATTAATCTCTTTTGAACTTGAGTTCATCAAATGCGGTCCAAAGTCTGACGGCAGGGCAATGGCAATATATATTTTGCCTTTTGAAAGTAAACTAATTTTCGAAAATCTTTTCGCGTTAAGGCCAACGAATTTGTTATTCGGGGAAAAAATAGTAGATCTTGCGCACCAAAGCTTgccattaaaattttgtcttgtCATAGACAAGAACAACGGATTTgcatttggtttgagtaatgacGTCCCTTCCATGACAAGAGTATTGTTAAGTTTTGTTGTTGTGGCGGCAGGGTTAGGTTTTCTCTTCTGCTACATGACTTTAGCAAGAGGGCAAGACGAATTTATTCGGATCAATGACAGTCTAGGGACAAAGACGTAAAAGCTCCACAAATCATGCGCCTACTTTGTTTCTTTAGTGAATGTTGATATTGGAGATGGATTACTGACTTTCTTGTACTTTTGTAAATGAAATAACCTTCTTCATCAGCAAAATTGGCTGGAAGCtggaatttaaaaaaacaaaaaaaaaaaaggaaaaaggaaaatcattcGTACGATAAGTGTTACAGAGTAGTAGAAAAGTCGTTGGATAAAGAATTCAAACAGAATCCGACTTCCTATGTGAAGACTTATGGAGCGTTATCACCAATATTATATCTTGTGCAGCAAGCAGCCACTAATTAGGGATCCTCAATTGAATGATGAATCTTCTTGCAAACGGATGGGTTCAATTTACTCAATATAATAACTGTTTTGgaccataaaatatatatttaatttattaattcctTATTACAAAATTGGGATATATTGTCATAACTTGTACAGCAAGCTGCCACTGATTAGGATCTTTAATTGAATGACGAATTTTCTTAGAAATGGGTGGGTTCAAATTactcaataaaataattgttttggaccataatatatatttaatttattaaatccTTATCATAAAATTGGGATATTGTCCTCtccttttcaataatttattttgggatAAGCATCTATATCTATCTTAGGTGGGCCTGTAATCGGTACCCACTTATAAATGAATTACCTTTTTCCGAAAGTCTAAATGACTCGCAAAGTTTTTCAATCACAAAAGCAAATGTGCAACATTTTGTGTATAAAAGGTTAAAAATGGAGATGCGGGGGATCGAACCCCGTGCCTCTCGCATGCAAAGCGAGCGCTCTACCATTTGAGCTACATCCCCATACGCTGTTTGCTTAATGAAAAACTTTATGTGTTGAGTGCAGGTAAAACATGGCAGGCTAACCCCTGGGGACCATCAGGTCCACAGCCAAAAAGAAATATGCTACGTCAGTTCCTAAGCAACACTAGAACCAAACAGATATCCTCGCTCTTCTGTATTGCCTTTCATTGTTGCCGCTTCTTGCAAGGCTCAACCACAAGCACCACCACTACAATCTTAAACAC
This sequence is a window from Mangifera indica cultivar Alphonso chromosome 5, CATAS_Mindica_2.1, whole genome shotgun sequence. Protein-coding genes within it:
- the LOC123215409 gene encoding uncharacterized protein LOC123215409 produces the protein MEGTSLLKPNANPLFLSMTRQNFNGKLWCARSTIFSPNNKFVGLNAKRFSKISLLSKGKIYIAIALPSDFGPHLMNSSSKEINHQNDVLKTISKWFRIGAVVILQSLLLMILLYGRDLALARSGGVMGGHSFSSNSFGSSASRSSSCGSSSSRSGSSSSRRSRSGSSSRNVSSSSSSSRISIGGPSPSYRSSSSGSSSSPSATVPYQYSTQQTENSAILWTLLFIAIIMFVPSMARDAHSRLPTRLTVTKLEVGYSVTGPSLQHGLNRIAATADASDSRGWIYILNHFIVFNLNRRNFTSAFSGLGILLFIYKCGYVLQDICHFFT